Part of the Chitinophaga parva genome is shown below.
AGCTGCAGCTCTCCGCCCAGGATGTGGATTTCTCCTTTGAAGGTAATGAGCGCATGAGTTGCCAGTATACCGGTGAAGACATGCAGATCGCTTTCAACGCCAAGTTCCTCATTGAAATGCTCAATGCGGCGGATGGTGACGAGGTGACCATTGAACTATCTACTCCCACCAAAGCCGGCATTCTCCGGCCTTCTGAAAAAGAAGACGCAGAAGACCTGCTCATGCTGGTAATGCCTTTAATGCTGAACAGCTAATACCTCCTTTTATATAACCTTTTTAAGCCGCGGCCGCCTAACGGAGCCGCGGCTTTTTTATTGCCTGGCCCCGGGTATTTTTTAAAAAAAGCTTACCCTTTCTCAAAAAATCACTTACGAGTTACTGATTTCTTCAATTTAAATAAACCAACTATGCATAGGCCTCGCGAAACCCTAATAAAATCAAGGGTTTATACCGGGGTAAACCGTAAAAATGGAGCACATATTTTTTATGAGCTAATGTGTTTCGACTTGCAGGAGGGATTAAGGTTTGGGTTAATATGTAAGCAAAACTAATGCAACAAATTCATTTTTTTCTTTACCCATGGCGGGTTTCAGCATATTGTTTATGGGGGAAATGATTTAATTTCCCGTAAGCAACCGAAGCTTTGTTAACTATCCTCTACCCACTGAAATAGCCCGGTATGGCTTGTAGCGAAGCCTGTCCGGAAATAACAACGTCAATCAATTATTTTTTATAAATCCCTCAATTGTTATTTATGCAATTTCACATCAGTGTCCCTAAAGTTAGCTATGTAGTTGTAATGATCCTGGGTATCCTTGCTGCTGTTTATGCCTTCATCACCAACAGTCCTGCCCATGCAGTAGAAGTGGGTGCCTGCGTTGCCGCGCTGGGTGTTATTACCCTGGCCATTGGCCGCAAAACCACAGAGGAATTACAAATGATCGTAGCCGGCCTGTTCATGGCGTCTCTTTCCGTGTTGATAGGCCTGTGGGAAATATACCACTAGGCGCGGCCTTGTTTGTTTAACCATATCCTATTTCCTATGACCCACCCGGGTGTAACGCTCCTCGTAGCCCTGGGCAGCCCTGATAGGAAATAATACCAGGGAGGTATCCGATATGCCTGTAACCAGCGAAGTATCCACCTCCACTACGGGCTCCATCACATGCTGCATGTGGCTTTTCAAAATCAACGAATCTTTCCGGAGGGACCAGCTATCGTAGATCATGCTATAAGGAGTGATGCGCAGGTTGCGTATGCGTCCTTTGGGTTTCAATTCAAATCCTTCCGTTTCCCCTTCTTTCCCCTGTACCGGTCTTGACCATTTGCCCAGTAACTGCACTTCTGTGATGCGGAGGCTATCCGTTGCCGTGAACATTGTATCCGGCACCACGGGCGTATCTACCACCGGGGGCGCCACCAGCGATGAGTCCTGCAGGTGCAGGGTATCCGTGTGCACGGTATTGGACGGGGTATGCTGCCGGCAGGCGGCAAGACTGAGTGCCAGCAAGGTAACACCGAGGAAAGAGGCCTTTTGCATGATCGCGTTTTGGTTGAGGCGGTAGACATTCAAATATAAGCATTTCAGCAAGGCACAAAAAAGCGGCATGCCCCGGGGCATACCGCTTTGCTGTTTTAATGGTTAAAGTGAATGGTTAACCCCTAGCAGGTGATGCTTTGAAGCCGGTTAATTATTAGCTTTTTAACTATTAACCTTCTCCAGGTCACGTTGCTGCTTGATGATATCGTGGGACCGTTTCAGGGAAGCTTTCTGCCGGGTAATAAGCTCGCGGAGCTCATTGGGCAGTGGCTCTTCTGTAGCCAGGGCTTCTTCGTAAGCACGCTGGGCGGCGTCTTCGCCATACTCGCAGGAAGCCAGGATGGCGTGGCGGTCGTTGCCCGTGAAGGTGCGTTTCACATCCATCCAGGTGCGGTAGATCTTGCCGGACGCCGTAGTTTCCGTTTGCACATCTTTGCCCCAATTGCGCAGTTGCTGGTTCAGCTCCATCACGTATTTGCGGCTTTCGTCCGCCATCTGGGTAAACAAGGTTTTCAGGTCAACTTCGTTGGTTTGTACGATGGCTTTTTCATAGCCTTCCACGCGGTCATTGTTGATCTTTACAAGGTCATTGAGCACTTCTGTAGCTTTTTCATACGTTGCCATAACTAAAGGTTTTTGGTTAAAAATTTTTTGTACTGCCCTTCCTTTACAGGTGCAGGCCAGTGGGTTTGCATGTTGCCAATTGTAATCGTGAATTCAGTGCAGTTCAACATGCCGGTACCCATGTTATCCAAAAACACTGCCAATCGTCTCCCATAGAATGCAATGTGGTGAAGGGTTTCAGCGTCTGTATTTTTTCACGAATGGTGGAAGTGATTCTACAAATGCATGGGCTCACCACCTGCATGCACACATGGTATACTATAAGTAATGGGAGCGGTTGGCACAGATTTGTTTGTACATAAAGCCACTAAAACCATTAACTATGAACAGCATTCTTTATGTCGTTGCCGTAATCCTCGTTATAGGCTGGGCACTTGGCTTCTTTATGTATTCTGCAGGCGGTATCATCCACATCCTGCTGGTGCTGGCTATCATTGCCATTCTCATTAACGTGATCCGCGGACGGGCTGTCTGATCTTAACATTACGAGCAAAATGCAACAAGACACATTTATTCAATTTTTCCACTGGTATACACCAGCGGACGGCCATTTGTGGCAGCATTTCCGGCAGGAAGCAGCATCACTCAAAGTAAAGGGCATCACGCACGCGTGGTTGCCTCCCGCCTTCAAAGGCGCCAGGGGTAAGGATTCTGAAGGGTATGATGTGTACGATCTTTATGACCTGGGTGAGTTTGACCAGAAAGGAACCGTTGCCACAAAGTATGGCCCCAAAGAAGATTACCTGCAGGCCATCAGGGCCGCACAGGAGCAGGGGCTGAAAGTGCTCACTGATGTGGTGCTGGGCCACCGCACCGGTGGCGATGGCAAGGAAAAAATAAAGGTGCAGCGCGTGAATCCCGACAACCGTACTGAGATGACAGGCGCCCCCTTTGAAATTGAAGCTTTCACCCAGTTTTTTTTCCCCGGCCGTAAAGACCAATACTCTGCATACAAATGGGACTATCACAGCTTTGCTGGTGTAGACTATGCTGCAAACCTGCCTGCAGAAGAGCAGGGTATCTTTAAGATCCTCAACGAGTACGGCAACGGCCAATGGAATGAAGAGGTATCACAGGAGAACGGCAATTTCAGCTTTCTCATCGGTGATGATGTGGAAACGAGGAACCCGGCAGTACGGGAAGAACTGTATAACTGGGGCAAATGGTACCTCCAGGTGACGGGGTGCAACGGGTTCCGCATAGACGCGCTCAAACATATGTCGTGGAGGTTTATGAAGAACTGGTCAACGGCCATGAAAGAGGCTGCCGGCAAGGATTTCACCATGATCGGCGAGTACTGGAGCCCGGATAACCTGCCGGAAATGCTCGATTACCTGGATAAGGTAGAGAACAGCATCAGCCTGTTTGATGCACCATTGCACCACAATTTTTACGAGGTGTCCAAAGGCGAAAGGGAGCTTTGGAAAGTGTATGATAATACCCTCACCGCTGCGCGGGCAGATAAGAGTATTACCATAGTAGAGAACCATGACACACAGCCGTGCCAAACGCTGGAAAGCCCGGTGGAAGCATGGTTCAAGCCACTGGCCTATGGCTGCATCCTGCTGCGGGCACAAGGGGTACCCTGCATTTTTTACCCGGACCTGTATGGTGCGCAGTATCGTGATAATGGCTGTGATGTAACGATTGAGAAAGTAGCGGTGCTGGAAAAACTATTGGAACTGCGCAAAGATTATGCATACGGGGAGCAGGAAGATTATTTTGCTGCTGCCGGTGTAATAGGCTGGGTGCGGCGTGGCGATGCAGGCGCACCTGGCAGCGGATGCGCGGTGGTATTAAGTTCCAGTGAACAGGGTGGAAATATAAATATGCACATGGGGAAAGCCTTTGCTGGCAAAACATTTATGAACTTCCTAAACCCGTTGCAGGAGCTGGTGCTGGACGCGGAAGGCAATGCAGTGTTTTATGTAGACCAGCGGGGCATAGCAGTCTGGGTGCCGAAAAGATAGTCTACAAACTTTGTAGGATATTATTTGGTGCTTTCATTTTTTCTGCTTTATCTTTGCACCAGTTCTTTTTCAGATGCTTATCAAGAAAGGTGGAGGGACATGGCCCGACGATACCTTAGCAACCTTCCCCCGGGGAAAGGTGCTACTTCCATCCGCTGTAATGGCGGACAGATAACGCGGATCTTAGTTTTGGTATAAATGCATTTATATATAAAGCTCATCCGGTATCGGGTGAGCTTTTTTTTTATGCCCCCCGCTTTTGTTTTGATAAGTGTTGTGACCAGGGACCTGTTTATTCAAATCCTTTTTTCATCAAACTTAAAAACAACAACAACGATGAGTACCATTACTGAATTGCTTCACGCTATCCCTGCAGATCCTCACACCGGCGCCATTGCAGTGCCCATTTACCAGACCTCCACTTTTGTGCAGGATGCCCCCGGTGTAAACAAGGGGTATGACTATGCCCGCTCCAACAATCCCACCCGCGCCACGCTGGAACAGTTGGTGGCTGGCCTGGAAAAAGGCGCCGCTGCTTATGCATTTTCCAGTGGCCTGGCCGCCATTGACGCGGTGGTAAAACTGCTGCAGGCCGGCGACGAGATCATTGCTGTGGATGATATCTATGGCGGCGCGTTCCGCCTGTTTGACAAAGTGTATAAGAAGTTTGGCGTAACTGTGCATTATGTAGACACCACCGATGCGGGGAATGTAGCCGCAGCATTTACGCCCAACACAAAACTGGTATGGCTGGAAACGCCCACTAATCCTACCCTGAAGATCTCCGACATCCACGCCATCGCAAAGCTGGCAAAGGCCCACGGGGCGCTGCTTTGCGTGGACAACACCTTTGCTTCGCCCGTGTTGCAGCAGCCGCTCACACTGGGGGCAGACCTGGTAGTGCACAGTGCCACCAAGTACCTGGGCGGCCACAGTGATATTATTGCCGGCATTGTGGTGGCTAAGGATAAAGCCATTGGTGACGAGATCAAGTTTTACCAGAACGCCACGGGTGCCATCCTGGGCCCGTTTGACAGTTTCCTGCTTATCCGCGGGCTGGAAACCCTGCACCTGCG
Proteins encoded:
- a CDS encoding trans-sulfuration enzyme family protein; the protein is MSTITELLHAIPADPHTGAIAVPIYQTSTFVQDAPGVNKGYDYARSNNPTRATLEQLVAGLEKGAAAYAFSSGLAAIDAVVKLLQAGDEIIAVDDIYGGAFRLFDKVYKKFGVTVHYVDTTDAGNVAAAFTPNTKLVWLETPTNPTLKISDIHAIAKLAKAHGALLCVDNTFASPVLQQPLTLGADLVVHSATKYLGGHSDIIAGIVVAKDKAIGDEIKFYQNATGAILGPFDSFLLIRGLETLHLRVRQHSQNAQAVAEFLQQHPLVDKVFYPGLPSHPHHALAKRQAKGFGGVVSFTLKTDTVDAATTLVCSTQYFKLAESLGGVKSLLCHPASMTHKSIPDAIRLANGVANSLVRLSVGLEETEDLIADLQQALEKVAVKRPQLSEQEPLEPALAL
- a CDS encoding lmo0937 family membrane protein — translated: MNSILYVVAVILVIGWALGFFMYSAGGIIHILLVLAIIAILINVIRGRAV
- a CDS encoding alpha-amylase, whose product is MQQDTFIQFFHWYTPADGHLWQHFRQEAASLKVKGITHAWLPPAFKGARGKDSEGYDVYDLYDLGEFDQKGTVATKYGPKEDYLQAIRAAQEQGLKVLTDVVLGHRTGGDGKEKIKVQRVNPDNRTEMTGAPFEIEAFTQFFFPGRKDQYSAYKWDYHSFAGVDYAANLPAEEQGIFKILNEYGNGQWNEEVSQENGNFSFLIGDDVETRNPAVREELYNWGKWYLQVTGCNGFRIDALKHMSWRFMKNWSTAMKEAAGKDFTMIGEYWSPDNLPEMLDYLDKVENSISLFDAPLHHNFYEVSKGERELWKVYDNTLTAARADKSITIVENHDTQPCQTLESPVEAWFKPLAYGCILLRAQGVPCIFYPDLYGAQYRDNGCDVTIEKVAVLEKLLELRKDYAYGEQEDYFAAAGVIGWVRRGDAGAPGSGCAVVLSSSEQGGNINMHMGKAFAGKTFMNFLNPLQELVLDAEGNAVFYVDQRGIAVWVPKR
- a CDS encoding lipocalin family protein, which translates into the protein MQKASFLGVTLLALSLAACRQHTPSNTVHTDTLHLQDSSLVAPPVVDTPVVPDTMFTATDSLRITEVQLLGKWSRPVQGKEGETEGFELKPKGRIRNLRITPYSMIYDSWSLRKDSLILKSHMQHVMEPVVEVDTSLVTGISDTSLVLFPIRAAQGYEERYTRVGHRK
- a CDS encoding ferritin-like domain-containing protein is translated as MATYEKATEVLNDLVKINNDRVEGYEKAIVQTNEVDLKTLFTQMADESRKYVMELNQQLRNWGKDVQTETTASGKIYRTWMDVKRTFTGNDRHAILASCEYGEDAAQRAYEEALATEEPLPNELRELITRQKASLKRSHDIIKQQRDLEKVNS